In Micromonospora sp. NBC_01813, the following are encoded in one genomic region:
- a CDS encoding amidohydrolase family protein: MPAPLHVRGVVLPDDQTRDLWLVGDRVTLTPVPGATTVVDGGFILPGLVDAHCHIGIARGGAPIGSLDDARQLAYADRDAGVLALRDAGSPYPYPQLDDEPELPRLARAGRHVAPPRRYLRDIGVEVPAERLADAVTEQAKAGNGWVKMVGDWIERSTGDLAPAWDADAMTEAIAAAHRAGARVAAHTFDEAAVEILVRAGVDSVEHGTGLSLDLIDEMARHRTALIPTMINIATFGGIADRAREKFPRYAEHMLALRDGFPEVVRAAYDAGVPIFVGTDAGGGIDHGRAADEMLTLHTQAGMSADAVLAAASWAARDWLGFPGLVEGGLADLVAYPADPRTDLRVVRAPQRIILRGRVLR; this comes from the coding sequence GTGCCTGCCCCGCTGCACGTACGTGGCGTCGTGCTGCCCGACGACCAGACCCGCGACCTGTGGCTGGTCGGTGACCGGGTCACGTTGACCCCGGTACCGGGCGCGACCACCGTGGTCGACGGCGGGTTCATCCTGCCCGGGCTGGTCGACGCGCACTGCCACATCGGCATCGCCCGGGGCGGGGCGCCGATCGGCTCCCTCGACGATGCCCGCCAGTTGGCCTACGCCGACCGCGACGCCGGAGTGCTGGCGCTGCGCGACGCCGGGTCGCCGTACCCGTATCCACAGCTCGACGACGAGCCGGAGCTGCCCCGGCTGGCCCGGGCCGGTCGTCACGTCGCGCCGCCCCGGCGCTACCTGCGCGACATCGGCGTCGAGGTGCCGGCCGAGCGGCTTGCCGACGCGGTCACCGAGCAGGCCAAGGCGGGCAACGGCTGGGTCAAGATGGTCGGCGACTGGATCGAACGCTCCACCGGCGACCTCGCCCCGGCCTGGGACGCCGACGCGATGACCGAGGCGATCGCGGCCGCGCACCGCGCCGGGGCCCGGGTCGCCGCGCACACCTTCGACGAGGCGGCGGTCGAGATCCTGGTCCGGGCCGGCGTGGACTCGGTCGAGCACGGCACCGGGCTGAGCCTCGACCTGATCGACGAGATGGCCCGGCACCGGACCGCGCTGATCCCGACGATGATCAACATCGCCACGTTCGGTGGGATCGCCGACCGGGCCCGGGAGAAGTTCCCCCGGTACGCCGAGCACATGCTCGCCCTGCGCGACGGCTTCCCCGAGGTGGTCCGCGCCGCGTACGACGCCGGCGTGCCGATCTTCGTCGGTACCGACGCCGGTGGTGGGATCGACCATGGCCGGGCCGCCGACGAGATGCTCACCCTGCACACCCAGGCAGGCATGTCGGCCGACGCGGTGCTCGCCGCGGCCTCCTGGGCGGCCCGGGACTGGCTCGGCTTCCCCGGCCTGGTCGAAGGCGGGCTCGCCGACCTGGTCGCCTACCCGGCCGACCCCCGGACCGACCTGCGGGTGGTCCGCGCGCCGCAGCGGATCATCCTGCGTGGGCGGGTACTGCGCTGA
- the ffh gene encoding signal recognition particle protein: MFDTLSDRLSGIFGKLRGKGRLTDADIDATAREIRLALLEADVALPVVKSFIARIKERALGSEVSQALNPAQQVIKIVHEELVAVLGGEQRRLRFAKQPPTVIMLAGLQGSGKTTLAGKLSSWLKSQGHQPLLVAADLQRPNAVGQLQVLGGRAGVEVYAPEPGNGVGDPVAVAKASIEHARRSARDIVIVDTAGRLGIDAEMMAQAAAIRDAVDPDEIIFVIDAMVGQDAVRTAEAFRDGVGITGVVLSKLDGDARGGAALSVRQVTGEPILFASTGEKLSDFDVFHPDRMASRILGMGDVLTLIEQAEQAFDADQKEKMTAKLMGGEQFTLEDFLDQLIAVRRMGPIANVLAMMPGMGQMKDQLAEVDDKHFDKVTAIIRSMTPGERTNPKIINGSRRARIANGSGVTVMDVNQLLNRFTEAQKMMKQMGGMMGLPGGRRKATKSPKNKRKGTKGGNRGGARPRAGGMPAGFPGGMPQLPPGLDPNALGGGGGGLPPGFKLPKIDFNKLNKREKD; encoded by the coding sequence GTGTTTGACACTTTGAGTGATCGGCTGTCCGGGATCTTCGGCAAGCTCCGCGGCAAGGGCCGGCTCACCGACGCCGACATCGACGCCACGGCCCGGGAGATCCGGCTGGCGTTGCTGGAGGCGGACGTCGCGCTGCCGGTCGTCAAGTCCTTCATCGCCCGGATCAAGGAACGGGCGCTCGGCTCCGAGGTGTCCCAGGCGCTCAACCCGGCCCAGCAGGTCATCAAGATCGTGCACGAGGAGCTGGTCGCGGTCCTCGGTGGCGAACAGCGCCGGTTGCGGTTCGCCAAGCAGCCGCCGACGGTGATCATGCTGGCCGGTCTGCAGGGTTCCGGTAAGACGACGCTCGCCGGCAAGCTGTCCAGTTGGCTGAAGTCCCAGGGGCACCAGCCGCTGCTGGTCGCCGCCGACCTGCAGCGGCCCAACGCGGTGGGCCAGTTGCAGGTGCTCGGTGGCCGGGCCGGTGTCGAGGTCTACGCCCCGGAGCCGGGCAACGGCGTCGGTGACCCGGTCGCGGTCGCGAAGGCGTCGATCGAGCACGCCCGTCGGTCGGCCCGCGACATCGTCATCGTCGACACCGCCGGTCGGCTCGGCATCGACGCCGAGATGATGGCCCAGGCGGCGGCGATCCGCGACGCGGTCGACCCCGACGAGATCATCTTCGTCATCGACGCCATGGTCGGGCAGGACGCGGTGCGCACCGCCGAGGCCTTCCGTGACGGCGTCGGCATCACCGGCGTGGTGCTGTCCAAGCTCGACGGCGACGCCCGTGGTGGCGCGGCGCTGTCGGTCCGGCAGGTCACCGGCGAGCCGATCCTGTTCGCCTCCACCGGCGAGAAGCTCAGCGACTTCGACGTCTTCCACCCGGACCGGATGGCCAGCCGGATCCTCGGCATGGGCGACGTTCTCACTCTGATCGAGCAGGCCGAGCAGGCCTTCGACGCCGATCAGAAGGAGAAGATGACCGCCAAGCTGATGGGCGGCGAGCAGTTCACCCTGGAGGACTTCCTCGACCAGCTCATCGCGGTCCGCCGGATGGGTCCGATCGCCAACGTGCTGGCGATGATGCCCGGCATGGGGCAGATGAAGGACCAGCTGGCCGAGGTCGACGACAAGCACTTCGACAAGGTCACCGCAATCATCCGGTCGATGACGCCGGGGGAGCGGACCAACCCCAAGATCATCAACGGTTCCCGGCGGGCCCGGATCGCCAACGGCTCGGGCGTCACCGTGATGGACGTCAACCAGCTGCTCAACCGCTTCACCGAGGCGCAGAAGATGATGAAGCAGATGGGCGGCATGATGGGCCTGCCCGGCGGGCGGCGCAAGGCGACCAAGTCGCCGAAGAACAAGCGCAAGGGCACCAAGGGCGGCAACCGTGGCGGTGCCCGGCCCCGCGCCGGTGGGATGCCGGCCGGCTTCCCCGGCGGGATGCCGCAGCTGCCGCCGGGCCTCGACCCGAACGCGCTCGGTGGTGGCGGCGGCGGTCTGCCGCCCGGCTTCAAGCTTCCGAAGATCGACTTCAACAAGCTGAACAAGCGGGAAAAGGACTGA
- a CDS encoding [protein-PII] uridylyltransferase: MADGVGVRRQQSSGPGPSLSDGIGAAARVERAAALDVWLTTLMPPGLTGIALVAVGGLGRLQCSPYSDLDLVLMHRGVAGMDEIAARMWYPIWDARLGLDHSVRTLPEALSVAHDDVKVALGLLDARHVAGDRALTADLQAAATDQWRRTAIRQLPALREVTESRWRTHGELAFLLEGDLKEAAGGLRDVGILRGIALAGIADSMRPAARAAHLRLLDTRDALHVAVGRRVDRLVAQERTTVARLLDLDDPDTLLRRVASDARTITHALDDAWRAAERLRSGRRRGGGPPVRRPVARDVVEHDGELVLARTAIGARPDPSLSLRVAAAAAASGLPIARATCEWLAAYCPPLPAPWPDQARAALVTLLGAGPGLVPTWETCDRYGLVDGWLPEWPRMRSLPQHNPVHRFTLDRHLVQAAQEATAYTREVDRPDLLLLGAFLHDVGKGLPGDHSTVGAPIAARIAARIGLPPADVDLIGKLVRLHLLLPEVATRRDLSDPVTISQVATAVGDTTTLGLLHGLARADAQATGPAAWSHWKGRLIAELVRRVHTALDTGVLPDPPQPDPALVAGPLPAVHIDGDDRVAVAAADRHGLLAAVAGCLSLHRLDVLTADASTVDGRALVEFRVQPRYGTPPDTIALTADLRRAVTGDISVTQRLRGRALAARRGGADPRVVWHREAATDAVVLELRAADSAGLLYRVTSALDEAGAQVRAARISTLGGDVVDAFYLVGGWPDDAERDRLQSAVLTAAG, from the coding sequence ATGGCAGACGGAGTCGGGGTTCGGCGGCAGCAATCGTCCGGCCCCGGCCCGTCGCTGTCGGACGGCATCGGCGCCGCCGCACGCGTGGAGCGTGCGGCGGCGCTCGACGTCTGGCTGACCACCCTGATGCCGCCGGGGCTCACCGGCATCGCCCTGGTGGCGGTCGGTGGCCTCGGCCGGCTGCAGTGCTCCCCGTACAGCGATCTCGACCTGGTGCTGATGCACCGCGGCGTCGCCGGGATGGACGAGATCGCCGCCCGGATGTGGTACCCGATCTGGGACGCCCGCCTCGGGCTGGACCACTCGGTGCGGACCTTGCCGGAGGCGCTGTCCGTCGCCCACGACGACGTCAAGGTCGCCCTCGGGCTGCTCGACGCCCGGCACGTCGCCGGCGACCGCGCACTCACCGCCGACCTGCAGGCCGCCGCCACCGACCAGTGGCGGCGGACCGCGATCCGCCAGCTGCCGGCGCTGCGCGAGGTCACCGAATCCCGCTGGCGCACCCACGGTGAGCTCGCCTTCCTCCTCGAAGGCGACCTGAAGGAAGCCGCCGGCGGGCTACGCGACGTGGGAATCCTGCGCGGCATCGCCCTCGCCGGCATCGCCGACAGCATGCGCCCGGCGGCCCGCGCCGCGCATCTGCGGCTGCTGGACACCCGCGACGCGCTGCACGTCGCCGTCGGCCGCCGGGTGGACCGGCTGGTCGCCCAGGAGCGGACCACCGTCGCGCGGCTGCTCGACCTGGACGACCCGGACACCCTGTTGCGTCGGGTCGCCTCCGACGCCCGCACCATCACCCACGCCCTCGACGACGCCTGGCGCGCGGCCGAGCGGCTGCGGTCCGGACGGCGGCGCGGTGGCGGGCCGCCGGTGCGCCGCCCGGTCGCCCGCGACGTCGTCGAACACGACGGCGAGTTGGTGCTGGCCCGCACCGCGATCGGTGCCCGCCCCGATCCGAGCCTGTCGCTGCGCGTCGCCGCGGCGGCGGCCGCCAGCGGGTTGCCGATCGCGCGGGCGACCTGCGAGTGGCTGGCCGCGTACTGCCCGCCGTTGCCGGCACCCTGGCCGGACCAGGCCCGCGCGGCACTGGTCACCCTGCTCGGTGCCGGCCCCGGCCTGGTGCCCACCTGGGAAACCTGCGACCGGTACGGGCTGGTCGACGGCTGGCTGCCGGAGTGGCCCCGGATGCGGAGCCTGCCGCAGCACAACCCGGTGCACCGGTTCACCCTCGACCGGCACCTGGTGCAGGCGGCGCAGGAGGCGACCGCGTACACCCGTGAGGTGGACCGGCCGGACCTGCTGCTGCTCGGCGCCTTCCTGCACGACGTCGGCAAGGGGCTGCCCGGCGACCACAGTACGGTCGGCGCACCGATCGCCGCCCGGATCGCCGCCCGGATCGGCCTGCCGCCGGCCGACGTCGACCTGATCGGGAAACTGGTCCGGCTGCATCTGCTGCTGCCCGAGGTGGCCACCCGCCGCGACCTCAGCGACCCGGTGACCATCTCGCAGGTGGCCACGGCGGTCGGTGACACCACCACCCTCGGGCTGCTGCACGGGCTGGCCCGGGCCGACGCCCAGGCCACCGGGCCGGCCGCCTGGTCGCACTGGAAGGGTCGGCTGATCGCCGAGCTGGTCCGCCGGGTGCACACCGCGCTGGACACCGGGGTGCTGCCGGACCCGCCGCAGCCCGATCCGGCACTGGTTGCCGGCCCACTGCCGGCCGTACACATCGATGGTGACGACCGGGTGGCGGTGGCCGCCGCCGACCGGCACGGCCTGCTCGCCGCGGTCGCCGGATGTCTGTCCCTGCACCGGCTCGACGTGCTGACCGCGGATGCATCCACGGTCGACGGGCGGGCCCTGGTCGAGTTCCGGGTGCAGCCGCGCTACGGCACCCCGCCGGACACCATCGCGCTCACCGCCGACCTGCGTCGGGCGGTGACCGGCGACATCTCGGTCACCCAGCGGCTGCGTGGGCGGGCGCTGGCGGCCCGTCGGGGCGGTGCCGATCCGCGGGTGGTCTGGCATCGGGAGGCCGCCACCGACGCGGTGGTGCTGGAGCTGCGGGCGGCGGACTCGGCCGGCCTGCTGTACCGGGTGACCAGCGCGTTGGACGAGGCCGGCGCCCAGGTGCGCGCTGCGCGGATCTCCACCCTCGGTGGTGACGTGGTGGACGCCTTCTATCTGGTGGGCGGCTGGCCGGACGACGCCGAGCGGGACCGGCTGCAGAGCGCGGTGCTCACCGCCGCCGGCTGA
- a CDS encoding P-II family nitrogen regulator: MKLVTAVIKPYQLDAVKEALHALGVAGLTVSEVQGYGRQKGHTEVYRGAEYTVEFLPKIRVEVLTDEIDVEKVVDAVVTAARTGKIGDGKVWVTAVEDVIRVRTGERGLDAL; this comes from the coding sequence ATGAAACTGGTGACTGCGGTCATCAAGCCGTACCAGCTCGACGCGGTCAAGGAAGCCCTGCACGCCCTCGGCGTAGCCGGTCTGACCGTGAGCGAGGTCCAGGGGTACGGACGTCAGAAGGGCCACACCGAGGTCTACCGGGGTGCGGAGTACACCGTCGAGTTCCTGCCGAAGATCCGGGTCGAGGTGCTGACCGACGAGATCGATGTCGAGAAGGTCGTCGACGCGGTCGTCACGGCGGCTCGCACCGGAAAGATCGGCGACGGCAAGGTCTGGGTGACGGCCGTAGAGGACGTCATCCGGGTCCGTACCGGCGAGCGCGGTCTCGACGCACTCTGA
- a CDS encoding ammonium transporter yields the protein MPELDSGATAWILTSAALVLLMTPGLALFYGGMTRSKSVLNMMMMSFGAIGLVSLLWVFYGYSIAFGDDVAGITGDLSMAGLRGMLESGTEGGIPDLLFVVFQMMFAIITVALISGAIADRARFGPWLLFAGLWATLVYFPVAHWVWGGGWIFELGVLDFAGGTAVHINAGAAALALALVLGKRVGWPKDKFKPHNLPMVLLGAGLLWFGWFGFNAGSALAANGTATVAFINTQVATAAAVLGWIVVEWLRDGKPTTLGAASGAIAGLVAITPACAFLEPLGAIALGIIAGAVCALAVGLKYKLGYDDSLDVVAVHMVGGIIGSLLIGFLAVEVLAGEGNAGLIYGGGLDLLGLQALGVVAVLVYSFVVAYIIGFAIDKTIGFRLKPDAEVEGIDTAEHAESAYEFGSTSGGGFAAAGIGKAPAATGESAPVSEKVAG from the coding sequence GTGCCGGAACTAGATTCTGGTGCCACCGCCTGGATTTTGACTTCAGCCGCCCTGGTGTTGCTCATGACGCCCGGATTGGCGCTGTTCTATGGTGGCATGACGCGGTCCAAGTCCGTGCTCAACATGATGATGATGAGCTTCGGGGCAATCGGCCTGGTCAGCTTGCTGTGGGTCTTCTACGGCTACAGCATCGCCTTCGGCGACGACGTCGCGGGCATCACCGGTGACCTGTCGATGGCCGGCCTGCGCGGGATGCTCGAGTCCGGCACCGAGGGCGGCATCCCGGACCTGCTGTTCGTCGTCTTCCAGATGATGTTCGCCATCATCACCGTCGCCCTGATCAGCGGCGCGATCGCCGACCGGGCCAGGTTCGGTCCGTGGCTGCTCTTCGCGGGTCTGTGGGCCACCCTGGTCTACTTCCCGGTCGCGCACTGGGTATGGGGCGGCGGCTGGATCTTCGAGCTCGGCGTGCTGGACTTCGCCGGCGGCACCGCGGTGCACATCAACGCCGGTGCGGCAGCCCTGGCGCTTGCCCTCGTCCTCGGCAAGCGGGTCGGCTGGCCGAAGGACAAGTTCAAGCCGCACAACCTGCCGATGGTCCTGCTCGGCGCCGGCCTGCTGTGGTTCGGCTGGTTCGGCTTCAACGCCGGCTCGGCCCTGGCCGCGAACGGCACCGCCACCGTCGCCTTCATCAACACCCAGGTGGCCACCGCCGCCGCGGTCCTCGGCTGGATCGTGGTCGAGTGGCTGCGTGACGGCAAGCCGACCACCCTCGGCGCGGCCTCCGGCGCGATTGCCGGTCTGGTCGCGATCACCCCGGCCTGTGCGTTCCTGGAGCCGCTCGGCGCCATCGCGCTCGGCATCATCGCCGGTGCCGTCTGTGCCCTGGCTGTCGGCCTGAAGTACAAGCTCGGCTACGACGACTCGCTCGACGTCGTCGCCGTGCACATGGTCGGCGGCATCATCGGCTCGCTGCTCATCGGCTTCCTGGCCGTCGAGGTCCTCGCGGGTGAGGGCAACGCCGGACTGATCTACGGCGGTGGGCTCGACCTGCTCGGCCTGCAGGCGCTCGGTGTGGTCGCGGTGCTGGTCTACTCGTTCGTCGTCGCCTACATCATCGGCTTCGCGATCGACAAGACCATCGGCTTCCGGCTCAAGCCCGACGCCGAGGTCGAGGGAATCGACACCGCCGAGCACGCGGAGAGTGCCTACGAGTTCGGTAGCACCTCAGGTGGTGGCTTCGCCGCCGCAGGTATCGGGAAGGCGCCCGCCGCGACGGGTGAGTCCGCTCCGGTCAGCGAGAAGGTCGCCGGTTAA
- a CDS encoding aminoglycoside phosphotransferase family protein, with translation MTYRNQEPRLGRPYVTQHEIPLRGGNVSTVVRVGDTVRRNVGPWTPSVHALLRHLEYVGFTGSPQVLGMDERNREVLSYVEGECGEYPLAPHWVSDEALVTVATMLRMFHDAQYGFNPPRSAVWRSFGPPPPDTEVICHHDAAPHNVIWRPDGTLALIDFDLASPGARIYDVAYAAWTWVPLFSDRDSYTLGWRQPDRPRRLRLFADAYGLIPRDRHRLVRTIRKRVVDHVEGIRRMAAAGDPAFVRIVHKGHLRRPMRDLRLLDYERHILEYALR, from the coding sequence GTGACGTACCGCAACCAGGAGCCACGTCTCGGGAGACCGTACGTGACCCAGCATGAGATTCCGTTGCGCGGGGGCAACGTCAGCACCGTGGTGCGGGTCGGTGACACCGTACGGCGTAACGTCGGTCCGTGGACCCCCTCGGTGCACGCGCTGCTCCGCCACCTGGAGTACGTCGGGTTCACCGGTTCACCCCAGGTGCTCGGGATGGACGAGCGCAACCGTGAGGTGCTCTCGTACGTCGAGGGTGAGTGCGGGGAGTATCCGCTGGCACCGCACTGGGTCAGCGACGAGGCGCTGGTCACGGTCGCGACGATGCTCCGGATGTTCCACGACGCCCAGTACGGTTTCAACCCGCCGCGTAGCGCGGTGTGGCGGTCGTTCGGTCCACCGCCGCCGGACACCGAGGTGATCTGCCATCACGACGCCGCGCCGCACAACGTCATCTGGCGGCCGGACGGCACCCTGGCGCTGATCGACTTCGACCTGGCCTCGCCCGGCGCGCGGATCTACGACGTCGCCTACGCGGCCTGGACCTGGGTGCCGCTCTTCTCGGACCGGGATTCGTACACGCTCGGCTGGCGTCAGCCGGACCGGCCGCGTCGGTTGCGGCTGTTCGCGGACGCCTACGGGCTGATCCCCCGGGACCGGCACCGCCTGGTGCGTACCATCCGCAAACGGGTGGTCGATCACGTCGAGGGGATCCGTCGGATGGCTGCCGCCGGTGACCCGGCCTTTGTCCGGATCGTGCATAAAGGGCACCTTCGTCGCCCAATGCGGGATCTTCGGCTGCTCGACTACGAACGGCACATCCTGGAGTACGCGCTGCGTTGA
- the ftsY gene encoding signal recognition particle-docking protein FtsY: protein MDYLVLAAILLGVLLLAGVGLVVPRLRRQPPLPPAPPTPPGGLQPDERPPVEQGDRPVGIAVEDRPVAPPAEPDQAPAEPVAPSAPVLERPEPTAGRLVRLRTRLSRSQGLLGKGLLNLLSRDRLDEEVWEEVEESLISADVGIDPTREIVDRLRERTRVLGTRSATELRTLLTEELVAALDPQLDRTLNITGEPSVLLVVGVNGAGKTTTCGKIARVLVADGRSVLLGAADTFRAAAADQLTTWASRVGAEVVRGPEGADPASVAFDAVKRGIDTKVDAVLIDTAGRLQNKVGLMDELGKVKRVVGKLGPVHETLLVLDATTGQNGLEQARVFTEAVEVTGVVLTKLDGTAKGGIVIAVQRKLGIPVKLVGLGEGPDDLAPFDPAQFVDALMGVEPRGTDA from the coding sequence ATGGATTACCTCGTCCTCGCCGCGATCCTGCTCGGTGTGCTACTGCTCGCCGGCGTGGGGCTGGTGGTGCCTCGGCTACGCCGACAGCCACCGCTGCCCCCGGCACCGCCGACTCCGCCCGGTGGCCTGCAGCCGGATGAGCGCCCGCCGGTCGAGCAGGGCGACCGACCGGTCGGCATCGCGGTCGAGGATCGGCCGGTGGCTCCGCCCGCCGAGCCCGACCAGGCACCGGCTGAGCCGGTCGCGCCGTCGGCTCCGGTGCTGGAGCGCCCCGAGCCGACCGCCGGGCGGTTGGTCCGGCTCCGGACCCGGCTGTCGCGATCGCAGGGTCTGCTCGGCAAGGGCCTGCTGAACCTGCTGTCGCGGGACCGGCTCGACGAGGAGGTCTGGGAGGAGGTCGAGGAGAGCCTCATCTCCGCCGACGTGGGTATCGACCCGACCCGGGAGATCGTCGACCGGCTGCGGGAGCGGACCCGGGTGCTCGGCACCCGTAGCGCCACTGAGCTGCGGACGCTGCTCACCGAGGAGCTGGTCGCGGCGTTGGATCCGCAGCTGGACCGAACACTGAACATCACCGGCGAGCCCAGCGTGCTGCTGGTGGTCGGCGTCAACGGTGCCGGTAAGACCACCACCTGCGGCAAGATCGCCCGGGTGCTGGTCGCCGACGGGCGCAGCGTGCTGCTGGGCGCGGCGGACACCTTCCGGGCGGCCGCCGCCGACCAGCTGACCACCTGGGCGTCGCGAGTGGGTGCCGAGGTGGTGCGCGGTCCGGAAGGCGCCGATCCGGCGAGCGTGGCATTCGACGCGGTGAAGCGGGGCATCGACACCAAGGTGGACGCGGTTCTGATCGACACCGCCGGGCGGCTGCAGAACAAGGTCGGGCTGATGGACGAGCTCGGCAAGGTCAAGCGGGTGGTGGGCAAGCTCGGTCCGGTGCACGAGACACTGCTCGTGCTGGACGCGACGACCGGTCAGAATGGGTTGGAACAGGCCCGGGTGTTCACCGAGGCGGTCGAGGTCACCGGGGTGGTGCTGACCAAACTCGACGGTACCGCCAAGGGAGGTATCGTCATCGCGGTGCAGCGTAAACTCGGCATTCCCGTCAAACTGGTAGGTCTCGGGGAGGGCCCGGACGACCTTGCCCCCTTCGATCCGGCGCAGTTCGTCGATGCCCTGATGGGCGTCGAACCACGTGGAACGGATGCGTAA
- a CDS encoding alkaline phosphatase D family protein — protein MAGTELLVGPLLRRVVGDRATIWVETSAPTTVRVETSDAAGGTAATFSAFGHHYALVVVTGLTLGTSTSYRVFLDDRPVWPEPDSPYPPSVIRTRRADDADQPVRLLFGSCRETTQHSTTRRLPPDALDAYARRLVDLDPAGDGWPDLLLLLGDQVYADETSPVIRRFLRRRRRHRGLPPGAPDDQVVSFPEYTKLYLESWRDPEIRWLLSTVPSVMIFDDHEVIDDWNTSARWRAGMRQEAWWTERISSGLASYWVYQHLGNLDPDEIAADPVYRAVTAAEDATEVLREFGTRVDTEADLAHDQQRWAQVQYQWSYSLDLGRTRVIVLDNRCSRVLRPGARSMLPAGEWAWFTDRVRGRYDHLVVGSSLPWLMPPGIHHLESWNERLADSPRRPVAAVSEWLRQLVDLEHWAAFRRSFDDLGQVFARLGTGDRPPASISVLSGDVHHSYVAQAELPGDVRTPVHQLTCSPIHNQVPAPMRPLMRLGWWRGPAAAMRALARTAGLPAPSVRWRKLDGPYFGNAVSTLLHDGASAEVVLEGTTKDGELRAVARRRLTPPGPPD, from the coding sequence ATAGCGGGCACCGAGCTTTTGGTCGGGCCGCTGCTGCGTCGGGTGGTCGGCGATCGGGCCACCATCTGGGTGGAGACCAGCGCCCCGACCACCGTACGGGTCGAGACGTCGGACGCGGCGGGAGGAACGGCAGCCACCTTCAGCGCGTTCGGGCATCACTACGCACTGGTCGTCGTGACCGGACTAACCCTCGGCACCAGCACCAGCTACCGGGTGTTCCTCGATGACCGGCCGGTATGGCCGGAGCCGGACTCGCCGTACCCGCCGAGCGTCATCCGCACCCGTCGGGCCGACGACGCCGATCAGCCCGTACGGCTGCTGTTCGGTTCCTGCCGGGAGACCACCCAGCACTCGACGACCCGCCGGCTCCCACCGGACGCGCTCGACGCGTACGCCCGGCGGCTGGTGGACCTGGACCCGGCCGGTGACGGCTGGCCGGACCTGCTGCTGCTGCTCGGCGACCAGGTGTACGCCGACGAGACCTCGCCGGTGATCCGCCGGTTCCTGCGCCGTCGGCGCCGCCACCGCGGGTTGCCGCCCGGTGCCCCCGACGACCAGGTGGTCAGCTTCCCGGAGTACACCAAGCTGTACCTGGAGTCCTGGCGGGATCCGGAGATCCGCTGGCTGCTGTCGACCGTGCCCAGCGTGATGATCTTCGACGACCACGAGGTGATCGACGACTGGAACACCTCCGCGCGGTGGCGGGCCGGGATGCGCCAGGAAGCCTGGTGGACCGAGCGGATCAGCAGCGGGCTCGCCTCGTACTGGGTCTACCAGCATCTGGGCAACCTCGACCCGGACGAGATCGCCGCCGACCCGGTCTACCGCGCGGTCACCGCCGCCGAGGACGCGACCGAGGTGCTGCGCGAGTTCGGCACCCGGGTCGACACCGAAGCGGACCTGGCCCACGACCAGCAGCGGTGGGCCCAGGTGCAGTACCAGTGGAGCTACTCGTTGGATCTCGGCCGGACCCGGGTGATCGTGCTGGACAACCGGTGCAGCCGGGTGTTGCGGCCCGGCGCCCGCAGCATGTTGCCCGCCGGAGAGTGGGCCTGGTTCACCGACCGGGTACGCGGCCGCTACGACCACCTGGTCGTCGGCTCGTCGCTGCCCTGGCTGATGCCGCCGGGCATCCACCACCTGGAGTCGTGGAACGAGCGGCTCGCGGATTCACCGCGCCGACCAGTGGCAGCGGTGTCGGAGTGGCTGCGCCAACTGGTGGATCTGGAGCACTGGGCCGCCTTCCGGCGCTCGTTCGACGACCTCGGGCAGGTGTTCGCCCGGCTCGGAACCGGCGATCGGCCGCCCGCCTCGATCAGCGTGCTCTCCGGCGACGTACACCACTCCTACGTCGCCCAGGCCGAACTTCCTGGCGACGTGCGTACGCCGGTGCATCAGCTCACCTGCTCACCCATCCACAACCAGGTGCCGGCACCGATGCGGCCGCTGATGCGGCTTGGCTGGTGGCGTGGACCCGCCGCCGCGATGCGTGCGCTCGCCCGGACCGCCGGGCTGCCCGCCCCCTCGGTCCGGTGGCGCAAGCTCGACGGACCGTACTTCGGCAACGCGGTGAGCACCCTGCTGCATGACGGGGCGTCGGCCGAGGTCGTGCTGGAGGGCACGACGAAGGACGGTGAGCTCCGTGCGGTGGCCCGCCGCCGACTCACCCCGCCGGGTCCGCCGGACTGA